The Thermanaerovibrio acidaminovorans DSM 6589 genome contains a region encoding:
- a CDS encoding mitochondrial fission ELM1 family protein, producing MGLTARLLILSDGVAGHVNQSRGIALWLGRALADRDISLRVEEREVPRLGGVSLARARLSSLFLRSGGRRRSREWLGAFGGELYRAFGGNPVLGGRVVVLSAGSRCAPYNLALGVLLGAVSVTVMTPSLLGLDPFDYAIVPEHDHPPRRSNVFPTLGAPNSVDPGALEAEGRALGDLFPPRSVRRWGLLVGGDDRNYRVTPRWIRREVGVLLRRAEAFGADLYVTTSRRTSREAEEELGRLLKGSGAVRMYLPAGRCSGNPVPGMLGLCTRIFCTEDSVSMVSEAATAGHRVVLMRVERPGGLRQGLSRLSRRAAAAGLAPGGAVFGSSRFDELFSALRREGRIEEWGLWKREMPMVDGQGRPVIPEDPGRVWGFNEARRSAEWLAGKLVFRWGV from the coding sequence ATGGGGCTCACTGCCAGGCTCCTCATCCTGAGCGACGGGGTGGCGGGTCACGTCAACCAGAGCCGGGGGATCGCCCTGTGGTTGGGCCGGGCCCTGGCGGATAGGGACATATCCTTGAGGGTGGAGGAGCGGGAGGTGCCGCGTCTTGGGGGGGTGTCTCTCGCCAGGGCCCGGCTCTCCTCCCTGTTCCTTCGGTCCGGTGGTCGCCGCAGGTCCCGGGAGTGGCTGGGGGCCTTCGGCGGGGAGCTTTACCGGGCCTTCGGCGGCAACCCGGTCCTGGGTGGCCGGGTGGTGGTCCTGTCCGCCGGGAGCCGCTGTGCCCCTTACAATCTGGCTCTGGGGGTCCTTCTGGGGGCGGTGAGCGTGACCGTCATGACCCCGTCGTTGCTCGGGTTGGACCCCTTCGACTACGCCATAGTGCCCGAGCACGATCATCCCCCCCGGCGGAGCAACGTGTTCCCCACCCTCGGGGCACCCAACTCGGTGGACCCCGGGGCGTTGGAGGCGGAGGGCAGGGCCCTTGGGGACCTGTTCCCCCCCCGGTCGGTGAGGCGCTGGGGGCTGCTGGTGGGTGGTGACGACCGGAACTACCGGGTTACCCCCCGGTGGATAAGGCGGGAGGTGGGGGTTCTGCTCCGTCGGGCGGAGGCCTTCGGGGCGGACCTTTACGTCACCACCTCCCGGCGGACCTCCCGGGAGGCTGAGGAGGAGCTGGGGCGGCTCCTCAAGGGTAGCGGGGCGGTGAGGATGTACCTTCCCGCCGGGCGGTGTTCCGGCAACCCGGTGCCGGGGATGCTGGGGCTGTGCACCCGGATCTTCTGCACCGAGGACTCGGTGTCCATGGTGTCCGAGGCGGCCACCGCGGGGCACCGGGTGGTGCTCATGCGGGTGGAGCGTCCCGGGGGGCTGAGGCAGGGTCTCTCCAGGCTGAGCCGCCGGGCCGCCGCGGCGGGGCTGGCCCCCGGTGGGGCGGTCTTCGGCTCCAGCCGGTTCGACGAGCTCTTCTCCGCCCTGAGGCGGGAGGGGCGTATCGAGGAGTGGGGGTTGTGGAAGCGGGAGATGCCCATGGTTGACGGTCAGGGTCGTCCGGTGATACCCGAGGATCCTGGCCGCGTATGGGGTTTTAACGAGGCGAGGAGGTCGGCGGAGTGGCTGGCGGGAAAGCTTGTCTTCCGGTGGGGTGTTTGA